From one Lotus japonicus ecotype B-129 chromosome 3, LjGifu_v1.2 genomic stretch:
- the LOC130746976 gene encoding transcription factor MYB15-like produces the protein MVRTPSFDKDGLKKGTWTPEEDEKLVAYVTRYGHWNWRLLPKFAGLARCGKSCRLRWLNYLRPNLKRGNYTQEEEETIIKLYKMLGTRWSAIAAQMPGRSDNEIKNHWHTNLKKRYQHSSITKSQVSKPNDHSPVQETANNINGPFETLQITQLADSSSPESSSTNMEYTNVTNNDDYNLDREVEFAFLDSDRYGDMISGNFWFEPYMLDISYAKSSENFECFSPVFDAELWS, from the exons ATGGTGAGAACCCCTTCTTTTGACAAAGATGGACTGAAGAAAGGAACATGGACACCTGAGGAAGACGAGAAGTTGGTTGCTTATGTTACTAGGTATGGCCACTGGAATTGGCGTCTACTCCCCAAGTTTGCAG GACTTGCAAGGTGTGGGAAGAGTTGCAGACTCAGGTGGCTGAATTACCTAAGGCCAAACCTCAAGAGAGGGAACTATACTCAAGAAGAGGAGGAGACTATTATCAAGCTGTACAAAATGCTGGGTACCAG ATGGTCTGCGATTGCTGCTCAGATGCCAGGAAGATCAGATAACGAAATTAAAAATCACTGGCACACCAACCTCAAGAAGCGATACCAACACAGCTCAATCACAAAATCTCAAGTCTCCAAGCCAAACGACCACTCCCCCGTGCAGGAAACTGCAAACAACATAAATGGTCCTTTCGAAACACTTCAAATCACTCAACTAGCTGATTCATCTTCGCCCGAATCCTCATCCACAAACATGGAGTACACCAATGTTACCAACAATGATGATTATAATCTGGATAGGGAAgttgaatttgcctttctggaTTCAGACAGATATGGTGATATGATCAGTGGAAACTTCTGGTTCGAGCCATATATGCTTGACATTTCCTATGCAAAATCAAGTGAAAACTTTGAGTGCTTTAGCCCAGTCTTTGATGCTGAGCTTTGGAGTTGA
- the LOC130742940 gene encoding uncharacterized protein LOC130742940 has product MVIRKELVDQDWEIYLHSFDEDTAWGVDYRQEKNVYVGGATIFKRDQAGQIVETQPIRGKIRFPHAPFRFGLPLGMDFLSGSESDPSEGPGYESGEGSEPSVTSEYRNPTEGLLVPKEEPVSPIAPPEQELNQGLMDPVPLGFGWSLEALRQWNLDMKVELPKPGEETPEPSNMWAREDADCNEWP; this is encoded by the coding sequence atggtgatccggaaggagctagtggatcaggactgggagatttATCTCCATAGTTTTGATGAGGACACGGCCTGGGGTGTCGACTACCGCCAGGAGAAGAACGTGTACGTCGGCGGCGCGACCATCTTCAAAAGAGACCAAGCTGGGCAGATTGTTGAGACTCAGCCTATCAGAGGGAAGATTCGGTTTCCTCACGCACCCTTCCGTTTTGGACTCCCCTTAGGGATGGATTTCCTCAGCGGTTCGGAGTCGGACCCTAGTGAGGGGCCAGGCTACGAGTCAGGCGAGGGGAGCGAGCCTTCAGTGACTTCCGAGTACCGGAATCCGACAGAGGGACTTTTGGTGCCGAAGGAGGAGCCGGTGAGCCCCATTGCACCACCCGAGCAAGAGCTGAATCAGGGACTCATGGATCCCGTACCATTAGGGTTTGGGTGGAgcttggaggcattgaggcagtggaacctggacatgaaagttgagcttccgaagccaggagaggagacgccggagccttccaacatgtgggccagagaagatgcagactgcaacgagtggccttga
- the LOC130744945 gene encoding uncharacterized protein LOC130744945: MPPRQDPTNAQLAQAMAQLAQVVAQQANASVTMAAAQAQREAEEHARMAQRLERELNQDQVRMRTDFNRQNPPKFEGEVEPEKADLWIQELEKIFEALHTTDGEKVNLATFMLKGDAEYWWRSTRLLMTTNQVAITWDSFKTAFLNKYFPETARDDMENRFLRLKQGSMTVGEYAAKLESLSKYFRFFREQVDEGYLCNRFMIGLRDEIEESVRPLGVRVFQQLVEKSREVEVMKNRRGNRQESGGPIRSGQKQAGKTEKGRAGQKKSYQNATGRTSSAKVGAKTPREDVTCFKCNEKGHYANECGKEITCWKCQKTGHISTNCPDAPKAEPVLNTARGRRPVAKGRVFAVTGKQAEGVEDLIQEGSEHEAETVDGVSARL, translated from the exons ATGCCTCCTAGACAGGACCCAACTAACGCTCAGCTCGCTCAGGCCATGGCTCAATTGGCCCAAGTGGTGGCTCAGCAGGCTAATGCTAGTGTTACGATGGCTGCTGCACAAGCTCAGAGAGAGGCTGAAGAACATGCCAGAATGGCGCAGAGGTTGGAACGGGAGCTGAACCAGGATCAGGTCAGGATGAGAACTGATTTCAATCGGCAGAACCCGCCAAAGTTTGAAGGGGAAGTTGAACCCGAGaaagcggatctttggatcCAAGAGCTGGAAAAGATTTTTGAAGCTTTGCACACAACTGATGGAGAGAAGGTGAATCTCGCTACCTTCATGCTGAAAGGGGATgcagagtactggtggaggagcACCAGGCTGTTGATGACGACTAACCAGGTGGCTATTACCTGGGATTCATTCAAAACAGCTTTTCTGAACAAGTACTTTCCAGAGACTGCAAGAGATGATATGGAGAACCGTTTCCTCAGactgaaacaaggaagcatgactGTTGGGGAATATGCAGCCAAGCTGGAGAGTCTGTCGAAGTACTTTCGCTTCTTCCGAGAACAAGTTGATGAAGGGTATCTCTGCAACCGTTTCATGATTGGTTTGAGGGATGAAATTGAGGAGTCCGTCAGACCTTTGGGAGTCAGAGTCTTTCAACAACTGGTTGAGAAGTCTCGCGAGGTTGAGGTCATGAAGAATCGTCGAGGGAACCGACAGGAAAGTGGAGGGCCAATCAGGTCTGGTCAGAAACAAGCTGGGAAGACTGAAAAGGGTAGGGCTGGTCAAAAGAAGTCTTATCAGAATGCAACTGGTAGGACATCATCTGCCAAAGTCGGAGCAAAAACTCCGAGAGAAGATGTTACTTGTTTCAAGTGTAATGAGaaagggcactatgccaatgaatGTGGGAAAGAGATTACTTGCTGGAAGTGCCAGAAGACGGGGCACATCTCGACAAACTGTCCTGATGCGCCAAAAGCTGAACCTGTGTTGAATACGGCAAGGGGGAGACGTCCAGTTGCTAAGGGACGTGTCTTTGCTGTTACTGGCAAGCAAGCTGAGGGTGTTGAAGATCTTATTCAGG aaggatctgaacatgaggcagagaCGGTGGATGGAGTTTCTGCAAGACTATGA
- the LOC130746977 gene encoding uncharacterized protein LOC130746977 — protein MVIRKELVDQDWEIYLHSFDEDTAWGVDYRQEKNVYVGGATIFKRDQAGQIVETHPIRGKIRFPHAPFRFGLPLGMDFLSGSESDPSEGPGYESGEGSEPSVTSEYQNPTEGLLVPKEEPVSPIAPPEQELNQELMDPVPLGFGWSLEALRQWNLDMKVELPKPGEETPEPSNMWAREDADCNEWP, from the coding sequence atggtgatccggaaggagctagtggatcaggactgggagatttATCTCCATAGTTTTGATGAGGACACGGCCTGGGGTGTCGACTACCGCCAGGAGAAGAACGTGTACGTCGGCGGCGCGACCATCTTCAAAAGAGACCAAGCTGGGCAGATTGTTGAGACTCATCCTATCAGAGGGAAGATTCGGTTTCCTCACGCACCCTTCCGTTTTGGACTCCCCTTAGGGATGGATTTCCTCAGCGGTTCGGAGTCGGACCCTAGTGAGGGGCCAGGCTACGAGTCAGGCGAGGGGAGCGAGCCTTCAGTGACTTCCGAGTACCAGAATCCGACAGAGGGACTTTTGGTGCCGAAGGAGGAGCCGGTGAGCCCCATTGCACCACCCGAGCAAGAGCTGAATCAGGAACTCATGGATCCCGTACCATTAGGGTTTGGGTGGAgcttggaggcattgaggcagtggaacctggacatgaaagttgagcttccgaagccaggagaggagacgccggagccttccaacatgtgggccagagaagatgcagactgcaacgagtggccttga